ATCCATTCCATACAGCCATCCACATCATTAAGTCTATAGTGTTCAATAATTAAACTATGGATGGTAGTAAGGAGATCAAACTGATCAAATGTAGGATCCGTTTCTTTGTTGTAGTCTAAACTCTTTTGATAATTGGTAATAGCTGATTCCCTGTTACCTAAATGAGATTCTAAAGTACCAATATTTATGTAAACGAGACTCAATTGGTTAAGAGCCTGCGTTTGCATGGCAATTTTTCTAGCGAGATGAAAGTTTTCAAAGGCTTTCGCATAGTTCTTTAAGTTACTGTAGTTAATTCCTTGAAGAATGTGGCAGTCTGCACTTTTAGCCAAGTCATAATGGTTTTGATAAATCTCTAATGCATGATCCGCATAAAAGACAGATGCGGATATATGATTAGCTTGACTTGTACTTAAAGCTAACAAATAAAATAAGTCACTTTTTTCCCATGGCTCGATTGTAATAGAAGAACTGTAATTCTTCGCTTCCATAAGAGCTTGAAATGATTCATCAAAGCTGCCTTCATAATACTTAAGCAGCCCGGAGCACAAATGGTAGTAAAAATGCATCTCTTCATCAAAGGTGTCTTTGTGCTGCCGGATATCTTCCCATACCTCATAAGCCTCCTGTACCTCGTTTTCTAAAAGAAGGTGACGGATGCAAAATAGTTTGAAGAAAATATACACATGGTGATTATTCAGCGTTTCCTTTTGCTGGAGCAGCTCTTCCTTCAGCTTATTTGCGTCTTCAGTCCTTTTAAACACAATAGCTTCATACCATTCCTTCAGTTTTTCCTTGGAAGGGTGGTTGAAAGACGCTTCCTGAAAATCAAGACCCAGCCGCTCATATAGAAGTTCAAGCACTTCTAAGGCTGGCACAGTCTGGTCATTTTCTATTTTAGAAAGGTACGCTGGTGAGATAATTCCCTCCGCCAGCTGGTTTTGTGTTAAACCTTGCTTGACGCGGTGGAAACGTAGCACTTTACCATATTCCATTGGCCACACACACCTAGTTGATCAACTATGATTTGTCAGAAGTTTCTTTCTTTCAAATCTATATTCAGATTACACGTTCGTTTAGGATTTTTCAACTAGTTTCCCGGGTTTCCCAAGTCGTCATATTTTCATAACTTAAGGGGTATATTTTACTCCTGACTTTCACAGATTTACTGTCGAAATATTATGATAATATGAAATTGTTGAAAAAATTTGGGAGGGATTTTATGAAGTGGAAATCATTAATGGCATCTGTTGTGTTAGGAACGAGTTTAGTTTCAGGAGGATCTCTTGCTCATGCAGAAAAAAGTGCAGAGAACGTATCGGTCGAAACGCCTCAGTTTGTGAAGGATAACATTAAATCTTCTAAAGTAGTTTCTAAGAAAGCTGTAAAAAAGTTTTTCAAAGATAACAAATCTAAACTGAAGATTAATGCTAACAAAAACTTGAAATTCGTTAAATCGGAAACAGACGATTTAGGCATGACTCACTACACTTATCAGCCTGTTGTGGATAATATTCCTATCGCGAACTCCCGAGTGGTCGTACATACGAATAAAAAAGGAAAGGTCATTTCGATCAATGGGGAATTTCATCAGGATGCCCCAAGAAATTTAAAACAAACGAAGAAAGTGAAGAAGCAGGAAGCCTTGGATATTGCTTGGGATTCCCTGGATGTTTCACGAGAAGAAACGAACACTGTGCAAAAAAGCTTAAGCGGTGAAACGTTTAACACATTAAATGAAAATAATGAACTCGTTGTATATGATAATGATGGCGATTATCAGCTTGCCTACCACGTTGAACTGCAGTTCGCTGATCCATACCCAGCGAACTGGCAAATGTACATTGATGCGGAGACCGGGGAAGTTATTCAAGCGAACAACGTTGCTGAAGAAGCTACAGGCACCGGCGTTGGTGTTCTTGGAGATACGAAATCCCTGAACACTTACCTCTCAGGTGGAACGTATTATCTATATGATACGACTAAGCCGATGAGCGGGGTAATTGAAACCTTTGACAACCAGCACTATGGTTATAGCAACCTGCCCGGTATTTACGTCACCGATTCCGGAAATACCTTCTATAGTGAAAATCAAAAAGCTGCTGTCGATGCCCATTATTATGCTGGGGAAGTATTTGATTTCTATTATGACAACTTCGGACGCGTCAGTTATGATGACCAAGGTTCTTCCATTCGTTCCACTGTTCACTACGGTTCAAACTACAATAATGCAGCTTGGACTGGGAATCAAATGATTTATGGTGATGGCGACGGATCGACCTTTACGTACTTATCTGGAGCGAATGACATCGTCGGACATGAGCTTACCCATGCGGTTACAGAGTCAACTGCAGGACTAGTTTATGAATCCCAGTCAGGCGCTTTAAACGAATCTTTCTCTGATGTATTCGGATACTTTGTTGATCCGGAAGACTGGCTGATGGGTGAAGACGTCTATACTCCAGGTGTTTCCGGGGACGGATTGCGTTCCCTGTCTAATCCGAACGCTTATAACCAGCCTGATCATATGGATGAATATCAGGATCTTCCTGTTACAGAAGAAGGAGACTGGGGAGGAGTTCATACCAACAGCGGTATCCCTAATAAAGCTGCCTATTATACGATTAGTAATTTAGGAATTGAAAAATCCAAAGATATTTACTATCGTGCACTAACTGTATATTTGACCCCGAATAGTGATTTCTCTTACGCTAGACAATCTCTGGAGCAAGCTGCTCAAGACCTTTATGGTTCTTCAGCTGCTAATGCGGTTGGACAAGCATGGGACAATGTCGGAGTCTATTAATCCATACTAAGAGTGAGGCCTTTTTACAGGCCTCATTTTTTTATGCAATCATTGATCTCACAGATTCTCTCCTTTCCCTTTCGTGATTTTACCGCTGATTCTAAGAGTAAATCCCTAGGTTTAAGGGTATAAATGAAATAGCGGTAATAAAATTGCAACCATTATGAAATGGATTTGTTTAAGTGAGAAACGTACAAGGAGGAATGTTGCGTGAGTTATAATGTCGCTCAAAAATTGATCAAAGATCATTTAGTAAAAGGGGAAATGACCCCTGGTTCGGAAATTGGATTGAAAATTGATCAGACCCTGACTCAAGATGCCACTGGTACAATGGTCATGCTGGAGCTTGAAGCTATGGGAATTGAACAAGCGAAGACAGAAGCTTCTGCCCAGTATGTGGACCATAATTTAATTCAGGAAGACAGCAAAAACCCTGATGACCATTTATTTCTGGAAAGTGCAGCGAAACGCTTCGGTCTGCATTTCAGCCGCCCTGGAAACGGTGTCAGCCACCCGGTGCATATGCAGAGGTTAGCTAAGCCGGGGAAAACCCTTCTTGGATCTGACAGTCATACTTGTGCAAACGGGTGTATGGGCATGCTTGCCATTGGTGCAGGTGGTATAGATGTAGCCATGGCCATTGCTGGAGAGCCTTTCTATGTAAAGATGCCTAAAATATGGGGTGTGAAAGTCACTGGCGAATTTCCTGATTGGGTAAGTGCCAAGGATGCAATCTTGGAAATGTTAAGACGGCATGGAGTAAAAGGCGGAGTAAATCATATATTTGAATACTATGGGCCCGGATTGAAAAATTTAACCGCGATGGATCGTCATGTCATTGCAAATATGGGAGCAGAGCTTGGAGCAACAGGGACGGTGTTCCCTTCAGATGATGAAACACGCCGTTTTCTTAAGCTTCAAGGCAGAGAAGAAGACTGGATCGAATTAGTCGCTGATGAAGGTGCAGAGTACGATGAACACGATGAACTAAATTTATCAGAGCTTGAACCAATGATCGCTAAACCATCAAGTCCAGGGAATGTAGTGCCTGTCAGCGAAGTAGAGGGAGAAACCATTTATCAGTCCTATATCGGCTCATCAGCTAATCCCGGCTACCGTGATTTTGCGGTTGCTTCTAAAATTGTGGAAGGGCGCAGTATTGAGAATGGGGTGTCCTTTGACTTAAACCCTACTTCCCGTCAGATGCTGATTGACCTTTCCCAACAGGGCCATATAGCCAATTTCCTTCAGGCTGGAGCGAGGCTGCACCAGGCGGGGTGTAACGGTTGTATAGGAATGGGACAAGCTCCTGCAACCGGACGAAACAGTTTGAGGACAACACCTCGAAACTTTCCGGGACGATCCGGTACAAAAGAAGACAGTGTATTTTTGTGCAGTCCGGAAACGGCTGCCGTCTCCGCGCTGAGCGGTAAAATAACGGATCCACGTAATGCCGGCATTGATTATCCGGAAGTTCATGAAGTGGATGAACCGACAATCGATACACAGCTTCTGGAAAGCCCACTTCCATATGAAGAAGCAAAAGAGGTAGAATTAGTCAAAGGTCCAAACGTAGCTTCTATTCCGAAAATGGATGAACTGCCAAATGATATGGAACTCCCTGTCTTATTAAAAATGGGGGACGACATTTCAACAGACGAAATATTAGCAGGCGGGGCGCGTGTTCTTCCATATCGGAGCAATCTGCCTGAAATTAGTAAATTCACATTTGAAATTGTAGATGAGTCATATTATGACCGGGCGATGGATGTACGTGACCAAGGCGGACACGTGGTCGTTGGCGGTACTAACTACGGTCAAGGCTCGAGCCGGGAACACGCCGCCCTCGCTCCGCGTTTTTTAGGTTTAAAGGTAGCGATAGTTAAAGATTTTGCGCGGATTCATTGGCAAAATCTTGCTAACTTTGGAGTGCTTCCGCTTACTTTTACGGATGAAGCGGATTGGGATGAATTAACACAGAAAGATGTGCTTGTATTCAAAGGGTTAAGAGATCAGATCCGCCAAGGAAATACGGTGGAAGCAGAGATCAAAGGAAAAGGAAAAACGATTAAGTTAGAACATGCTTTATCAGAACGGCAGATTGAAATTATGGAAACCGGCGGACTCATCAACTGGGTAAAGGATCGTCTAAATAGGTAAAGGAAAGAATAGAATAGAGACCTGACAATTTTGTCAGGTCTCTTTTTTGGTATGAAGAGGGACTAAGCCTGCTTCGATTTGTGAACGATCTGCCTCAAGAAATGGAGGAAGGGCTAGGGTTTCTCCGAGATGTTCTTCCTCTTCATCAGCAGCAAAGCCAGGTCCGTCTGTTGCAAGCTCAAATAGAATATGGTTTGGTTCTCTGAAATAAAGGGACTTAAAATAATAACGATCGACAAGTCCAGAGTTTGGAAAGCCTGCATCCTCAATTCGCTTTTTCCATGTGGATAATTCATCTTCATCTTTTACACGAAAGGCTACATGGTGAACGCTGCCACGTCCAGGGCGCTCTCTTTTCAGGTCTGCTCGTTCTTCGACGACTACCTGGGCACCATTTCCTCCTTCAGACGTTTCAAATAAGGTTTGTTGAGGATCTGCATATATTTCATTAAAGCCCATCATCTTTGTTAACACTTCTTTAGTTGGCTCTAGTGCAGCTACCGTTAAGTGAATAGGACCTAACCCAACAATCGCATGTTCTGGTGGAATTGGACTATTAGTTGGCGGAGTTCCGGCGGCTGTTCCTTCTACCCCTTCATCTGAGATCAGCATCAGCCTCTGGCCTTCATGATCTTGAAATGGGAGCGTTTTTCTTCCAAGGTATTCCTTAATCGTCCCGTGTGTAACGTGTAGTTCTTCGAATCGTTTTTTCCAGTAAGTCAAGGAGTCGTTCTGTTTTATGCGTAAGGATGTGGTTGAGATGCTTTGGTTTCCCGGGTAGGTATGTCCGGCCCTGGGGATCTCAAAAAAGGTCAGATCTGTTCCGGGGCTGCCATATTCATCGGCGTAAAATAGATGATACATGGACGGTTCGTCCTGGTTCACTGTCTTTTTAACTAAACGCATCCCGAGGATGTTTGTGTAGAATTCATAGTTTTTCTTTGCATTTGCAGTTAGAGCGGAAACGTGGTGAATGCCGAGTAAATTCATGACATACCTCCTAAGCGGAATAATATCTCGAATTAAAGATAAATCAAATTCTTTATCTTGTCAATTGGTAAAGTTCTCTAGTTATAGGGTCCCCTCTTTTTGAAATGGTAAAAAATAGGCATCTTGACTTTTAGAATAATGAGTGAAGGGAACGTGATCCGATAACCTCCAGGAGAAAGAGTCTGCTACTGTATTAGTGATAACGTCGGCATCAGCGTTTTGCAGAGTCCATGGTTTATGGAAAACCGAACCTTTAACAATTGCTCTGCCTTTAGTAGTAAATAATGCGTAGCGTTCGGTCAGCCATTGCAGCAAAGTGCCGGGCTGAGCAGTTATTAGGGAGGGTTTTACATCAAATTGCGCATGGAATTGTGCAGGCTGGTCCAATTTGTCTATACGTCTGCTTGTATATTGGAAATGAATGCCTGATTGGTCTGTGCTCATAGAAGCATTCGTGTAGGGTAGGTTAAACATGCGACGGGCAAGAAGAACAAGCAAGGGTGGTTAGCGTCGAGGTTAAAAAAATAGACACCAGGTTCTCTGTTGTAAGTTATATAAGTGCGGATATTTATCTCTAACGACTGACGGACGAATGGAAGCGCAGGTAACCCGCGTAATCGATAAGGCTGGATTTGGAAAGGAACAATCCCAATCCACGCCATTCCTTCTTTGACATCTAATTCAAAGCACTCAGGAATGGATGATAGCAGAGACTCAGGGGACTTTCGGCCAATGTAAGAAGAATAGGTCTTTCCAATGCTGTTTTATCATCCAAGATAACACTTCTTCATCTGTACCACCTCTTAAGGTTGGTATTCCGACCTTAAGAAATCCATTCCTACTACAATTACTTTATTTTATTAGTAATTGAACTGCCAAGCGCAGACCTGCGCTCGATTTCTTTAGCTATAAGCTTGATAAATTCCTCATCCAGTTTCATTTCCACCGCCCGCTTATGAGTTTGCAGAAGCAGACGGTTCGACAATTCTTCTATGATGATCACGTCCTTTTGCCCCCTCGTTTACGGCAAGAGTTCTGTAGATGCCGTGGCTGCGCCAATAATGTCTTTTTTTTCGTTATACAACGGCTGCCCGAACACATCATAATGCAACAGTCCGTTGGAATGAGGGAGAGAAATCTTTTTTCGAATCGTTTTCCCACTTTCGATGACTTCTTTTTTTAACCTCATCAAAGCTGTTACTCCATCGCTCTCTGCCAGTTGATCATCCCGTTTTCCGATCACCTTGTTAATATCAAAATCGGGATGGGGGTTGAACATCCACGTATAACGAAGCTCTAAGTCACAATGCGCGACGATGATAGGAGAATTAATTAATGCCAGTTCAAAAGGCTCGCTTATGACGTCTGAAAAAAAGAGGGATGGATTGATTGAAAGGACATTGGCTATTTGGGAAGCTACTGCCATACTGGGGTTTCTCGTGCCGCTTTCTATTTGGGCATAGTAGGCTCGATCAATGTGAGCGGTTTGTGCCACCTGCTGCTGAGTAAGTCGTTTTTCTTTTCTTAGATGAATTAGCCAAGTTCTCATTACGTTCCCACCCAACCTTTTGTCTTAAGTAATAAATTCTTCCTATAAAGGAAATACCCTTGTGGCATTTTGCAA
This Halobacillus salinarum DNA region includes the following protein-coding sequences:
- a CDS encoding helix-turn-helix domain-containing protein; translated protein: MEYGKVLRFHRVKQGLTQNQLAEGIISPAYLSKIENDQTVPALEVLELLYERLGLDFQEASFNHPSKEKLKEWYEAIVFKRTEDANKLKEELLQQKETLNNHHVYIFFKLFCIRHLLLENEVQEAYEVWEDIRQHKDTFDEEMHFYYHLCSGLLKYYEGSFDESFQALMEAKNYSSSITIEPWEKSDLFYLLALSTSQANHISASVFYADHALEIYQNHYDLAKSADCHILQGINYSNLKNYAKAFENFHLARKIAMQTQALNQLSLVYINIGTLESHLGNRESAITNYQKSLDYNKETDPTFDQFDLLTTIHSLIIEHYRLNDVDGCMEWIRIGEEKLNSFPSKVYQLHYLFYKKAIMKDDDIADFLEQTVIPYFQEKKEHVYIIRYSMVLVDFLEQQRMYKKSSSYLRLAIQLLNKHSHLGGILL
- a CDS encoding M4 family metallopeptidase — encoded protein: MKWKSLMASVVLGTSLVSGGSLAHAEKSAENVSVETPQFVKDNIKSSKVVSKKAVKKFFKDNKSKLKINANKNLKFVKSETDDLGMTHYTYQPVVDNIPIANSRVVVHTNKKGKVISINGEFHQDAPRNLKQTKKVKKQEALDIAWDSLDVSREETNTVQKSLSGETFNTLNENNELVVYDNDGDYQLAYHVELQFADPYPANWQMYIDAETGEVIQANNVAEEATGTGVGVLGDTKSLNTYLSGGTYYLYDTTKPMSGVIETFDNQHYGYSNLPGIYVTDSGNTFYSENQKAAVDAHYYAGEVFDFYYDNFGRVSYDDQGSSIRSTVHYGSNYNNAAWTGNQMIYGDGDGSTFTYLSGANDIVGHELTHAVTESTAGLVYESQSGALNESFSDVFGYFVDPEDWLMGEDVYTPGVSGDGLRSLSNPNAYNQPDHMDEYQDLPVTEEGDWGGVHTNSGIPNKAAYYTISNLGIEKSKDIYYRALTVYLTPNSDFSYARQSLEQAAQDLYGSSAANAVGQAWDNVGVY
- a CDS encoding aconitate hydratase, whose protein sequence is MSYNVAQKLIKDHLVKGEMTPGSEIGLKIDQTLTQDATGTMVMLELEAMGIEQAKTEASAQYVDHNLIQEDSKNPDDHLFLESAAKRFGLHFSRPGNGVSHPVHMQRLAKPGKTLLGSDSHTCANGCMGMLAIGAGGIDVAMAIAGEPFYVKMPKIWGVKVTGEFPDWVSAKDAILEMLRRHGVKGGVNHIFEYYGPGLKNLTAMDRHVIANMGAELGATGTVFPSDDETRRFLKLQGREEDWIELVADEGAEYDEHDELNLSELEPMIAKPSSPGNVVPVSEVEGETIYQSYIGSSANPGYRDFAVASKIVEGRSIENGVSFDLNPTSRQMLIDLSQQGHIANFLQAGARLHQAGCNGCIGMGQAPATGRNSLRTTPRNFPGRSGTKEDSVFLCSPETAAVSALSGKITDPRNAGIDYPEVHEVDEPTIDTQLLESPLPYEEAKEVELVKGPNVASIPKMDELPNDMELPVLLKMGDDISTDEILAGGARVLPYRSNLPEISKFTFEIVDESYYDRAMDVRDQGGHVVVGGTNYGQGSSREHAALAPRFLGLKVAIVKDFARIHWQNLANFGVLPLTFTDEADWDELTQKDVLVFKGLRDQIRQGNTVEAEIKGKGKTIKLEHALSERQIEIMETGGLINWVKDRLNR
- a CDS encoding ring-cleaving dioxygenase; translated protein: MNLLGIHHVSALTANAKKNYEFYTNILGMRLVKKTVNQDEPSMYHLFYADEYGSPGTDLTFFEIPRAGHTYPGNQSISTTSLRIKQNDSLTYWKKRFEELHVTHGTIKEYLGRKTLPFQDHEGQRLMLISDEGVEGTAAGTPPTNSPIPPEHAIVGLGPIHLTVAALEPTKEVLTKMMGFNEIYADPQQTLFETSEGGNGAQVVVEERADLKRERPGRGSVHHVAFRVKDEDELSTWKKRIEDAGFPNSGLVDRYYFKSLYFREPNHILFELATDGPGFAADEEEEHLGETLALPPFLEADRSQIEAGLVPLHTKKET
- the sda gene encoding sporulation histidine kinase inhibitor Sda, giving the protein MIIIEELSNRLLLQTHKRAVEMKLDEEFIKLIAKEIERRSALGSSITNKIK
- a CDS encoding helix-turn-helix domain-containing protein, with the protein product MRTWLIHLRKEKRLTQQQVAQTAHIDRAYYAQIESGTRNPSMAVASQIANVLSINPSLFFSDVISEPFELALINSPIIVAHCDLELRYTWMFNPHPDFDINKVIGKRDDQLAESDGVTALMRLKKEVIESGKTIRKKISLPHSNGLLHYDVFGQPLYNEKKDIIGAATASTELLP